A genomic stretch from Natronomonas gomsonensis includes:
- the psmA gene encoding archaeal proteasome endopeptidase complex subunit alpha, with protein MQGQSQQQAYDRGITIFSPDGRLYQVEYAREAVKRGTASIGIRTADGVVLAVDKRIRSPLMERTSVEKIHKADDHIGIASAGHVADARQLIDFARRQAQVNTLRYGEPIGVETLTKAVTDHIQQYTQVGGARPFGVALIIGGIEDGEPRLYETDPSGTPYEWQALAVGADRGEIEDYLEEHYSEEMSVDDGVALALEALASVNDGELAPEGIGVATISVGDEQFQELSDEETEVHLSEHGLLAAEDDDEE; from the coding sequence ATGCAGGGACAATCGCAGCAGCAGGCGTACGACCGGGGGATTACCATCTTCTCCCCGGACGGCCGCCTGTACCAAGTCGAGTACGCGCGAGAGGCGGTCAAACGAGGCACGGCGTCCATCGGGATTCGGACGGCCGACGGGGTCGTGCTGGCGGTCGACAAGCGCATCCGCAGTCCGTTGATGGAGCGGACGAGCGTCGAGAAGATTCACAAGGCCGACGACCACATCGGTATCGCGAGCGCCGGCCACGTCGCCGACGCTCGCCAACTCATCGACTTCGCCCGCCGACAGGCGCAGGTGAACACGCTCCGATACGGCGAACCCATCGGCGTCGAGACGCTGACGAAGGCCGTCACCGACCACATCCAGCAGTACACGCAGGTCGGCGGCGCCCGCCCCTTCGGCGTCGCGCTCATCATCGGCGGCATCGAGGACGGCGAACCCCGCCTCTACGAGACGGACCCCTCCGGGACGCCCTACGAGTGGCAGGCGCTGGCGGTCGGTGCCGACCGCGGCGAAATCGAGGACTACCTCGAAGAACACTACAGCGAGGAGATGTCCGTCGACGACGGCGTCGCCCTCGCGTTGGAAGCGCTGGCGTCGGTCAACGACGGCGAATTGGCGCCGGAAGGGATCGGCGTCGCGACCATCTCGGTCGGCGACGAACAGTTCCAGGAACTCTCCGACGAGGAGACCGAAGTCCACCTCTCCGAACACGGCCTGCTCGCCGCCGAAGACGACGACGAAGAGTAA
- a CDS encoding Rpp14/Pop5 family protein — protein sequence MKHLPKHLRPRWRYLAVGLESWPEADLDRRSFQRELWFAAQNLIGDAGSADLDGSVLHFHFEDGDGEAVIRARRDEVEQLRAVLATVDEIDGQPLGVFVRGVSGTVRACEEKYIGRPGEEIEERTVAFADADRPAVVRNDRVDVELSGGNVGATALDIRDN from the coding sequence GTGAAACACCTCCCGAAGCACCTGCGTCCGCGGTGGCGGTATCTGGCGGTCGGGTTGGAGTCGTGGCCCGAGGCCGACCTCGACCGGCGGTCGTTCCAGCGGGAGCTGTGGTTCGCCGCCCAGAACCTCATCGGTGACGCCGGAAGCGCCGACCTCGATGGGTCGGTGCTGCACTTCCACTTCGAGGACGGCGACGGCGAAGCGGTCATCCGGGCTCGACGGGACGAAGTCGAACAGCTCCGGGCGGTGTTGGCGACCGTCGACGAAATCGACGGCCAGCCGCTCGGGGTGTTCGTCCGGGGCGTCAGCGGGACGGTCCGTGCGTGTGAGGAAAAGTATATAGGACGCCCGGGGGAAGAAATCGAAGAGAGAACCGTCGCGTTCGCCGACGCCGACCGGCCCGCAGTCGTCCGGAACGACCGGGTCGACGTGGAACTCTCCGGCGGCAACGTGGGCGCGACAGCACTCGATATCCGCGACAACTAA
- a CDS encoding HEPN domain-containing protein yields the protein MSEHVDAELEKAREALADARILNENDGSTAGVVNRVYYAAFHAAQAVLSERGNLPEDEDHVPSHFAEDVVMVEEIPMEEAQFLNSMRAYRKKADYEHETVELDLDAKIVRAERFVDEMADFC from the coding sequence ATGTCTGAACACGTCGACGCCGAACTGGAGAAAGCCCGCGAAGCACTCGCGGACGCCCGAATACTCAACGAGAACGACGGCTCGACTGCCGGCGTCGTCAACCGCGTCTACTACGCGGCGTTTCACGCTGCACAGGCCGTCCTCTCCGAGCGTGGGAACCTCCCCGAAGACGAAGACCACGTCCCCTCACACTTCGCCGAAGACGTGGTCATGGTCGAAGAGATTCCGATGGAGGAGGCCCAGTTCCTCAACAGCATGCGGGCCTACCGCAAGAAGGCCGACTACGAACACGAGACCGTCGAACTGGACCTCGATGCGAAAATCGTCCGGGCCGAGCGGTTCGTCGACGAGATGGCCGATTTCTGTTGA
- a CDS encoding class I SAM-dependent methyltransferase, translating into MKKTLEEHAARFDDVAPEYDDDKTEEYRACVSLVVEYADPTAEDTVLDLGCGTGAIGLALAEDARRVLGRDISEGMMAEAREKAAARGLDNVSIEAGTFREPNVEGSVDIVVSNFAMHHLSDEEKRAAIEVIADLGPRRFVLGDVMFFGEPDPEEPFYSPEVDDPATVGVLADALTDSGFSLTAVEMVHEQVGVLVAERTA; encoded by the coding sequence ATGAAGAAGACGCTTGAGGAACACGCAGCGCGGTTCGACGACGTGGCACCGGAGTACGACGACGACAAGACCGAGGAGTACCGCGCCTGTGTCTCGCTCGTCGTCGAGTACGCCGACCCGACTGCCGAGGACACCGTTCTCGATTTGGGCTGTGGAACCGGCGCCATCGGGTTGGCCCTCGCCGAGGATGCCCGTCGCGTTCTCGGGCGGGACATCAGCGAGGGGATGATGGCAGAAGCCCGGGAGAAAGCCGCAGCACGGGGCCTCGACAACGTCTCTATCGAAGCGGGGACGTTCCGAGAGCCGAACGTCGAGGGGTCGGTCGACATCGTCGTCTCGAACTTCGCGATGCATCACCTCTCCGACGAGGAGAAACGGGCGGCAATCGAGGTCATCGCCGACCTCGGTCCGCGACGGTTCGTCCTCGGCGACGTGATGTTCTTCGGCGAACCCGACCCGGAGGAACCCTTCTACAGCCCCGAAGTGGACGACCCTGCCACTGTCGGTGTCCTCGCGGACGCACTCACCGACAGCGGGTTTTCGCTGACGGCCGTCGAGATGGTCCACGAACAGGTCGGTGTGCTGGTCGCCGAACGGACCGCGTAA
- a CDS encoding RNase P subunit p30 family protein, which translates to MYEGVHAHPDGEATVARLARTAAEYGYDGVVVRNHGDAQATYDPDRIESAYGIDVASGIEIRTDDAGQASGLIGNYRSKRDVVCVHGGDLNRFAVEQAKVDVLTHPMRDGDVNHVLAKAAAENGVHLEFNFGRVLRDDGGPRVQAIQGLRKLRELVDQYDVPYVVSADASSHLGLRGPRELLAVGATVGFDREAIEVGLSAWGDIVTTNRQRRSETFIEPGVRIEEHEEDA; encoded by the coding sequence ATGTACGAGGGCGTCCACGCACACCCGGACGGCGAAGCGACCGTTGCGCGACTCGCGCGGACGGCCGCGGAGTACGGGTACGACGGCGTGGTGGTTCGGAACCACGGCGACGCCCAGGCCACCTACGACCCCGACCGAATCGAATCGGCCTACGGCATCGACGTGGCATCCGGCATCGAAATTCGGACCGACGACGCCGGACAGGCCAGCGGCCTCATCGGGAACTATCGCTCGAAGCGCGATGTCGTCTGTGTCCACGGCGGCGACCTCAACCGATTCGCCGTCGAGCAGGCGAAAGTCGACGTCCTCACCCATCCGATGCGGGATGGCGACGTAAACCACGTCCTCGCGAAGGCGGCCGCCGAGAACGGCGTCCACCTCGAGTTCAACTTCGGGCGAGTGCTTCGGGACGACGGCGGTCCCCGGGTACAGGCGATTCAAGGGCTTCGAAAACTCCGGGAACTCGTCGACCAGTACGACGTGCCGTACGTCGTCTCCGCGGACGCCTCCTCGCATCTCGGCCTGCGCGGTCCGCGGGAGTTACTCGCGGTCGGGGCGACCGTCGGCTTCGACAGGGAGGCCATCGAAGTCGGGCTGTCCGCGTGGGGCGACATCGTCACAACGAACCGACAGCGGCGCTCCGAGACGTTCATAGAGCCGGGCGTCCGTATCGAAGAGCATGAAGAAGACGCTTGA
- a CDS encoding PLP-dependent cysteine synthase family protein yields the protein MNGAVGETPLVELDLGIGPDVYGKVEWFNAAGRDHGGGSIKTRIGRAMLDAAEASPDSIAEGKTILEASSGNTGTAVARFGAERGYDVEIVVPEHAGRGKVDAIRGAGASVHFVDGDRGYDGFVEVARRRYEDSPGRYYWPNQYQNPANPAVHAAMTGPELYRGTDGEVDHFVAGAGTGGTITGVAHALADRGVSVHGFEPASTDHDIAGLKRMSSPETFVPDTVEFEALDSRHAVETDAAHGYARRLRERHEATEIPIRDTGQWSVEAVREYLRVDGEFLVGPSSGGAAALVERLTRRGVIGTDETVVIPLADRGDRYPDRELWSAYL from the coding sequence ATGAACGGCGCAGTCGGTGAGACGCCGCTCGTCGAACTCGACCTCGGTATCGGGCCGGACGTGTACGGGAAAGTCGAGTGGTTCAACGCCGCGGGCCGAGACCACGGCGGTGGGTCGATAAAGACCCGCATCGGGAGGGCAATGCTTGACGCCGCGGAAGCGTCACCGGACAGCATCGCCGAGGGGAAAACGATACTGGAGGCCTCGAGCGGCAACACCGGTACCGCAGTCGCGCGATTCGGTGCCGAACGGGGGTACGATGTCGAAATCGTCGTCCCGGAACACGCCGGCCGTGGCAAGGTCGACGCGATTCGGGGCGCGGGCGCCTCGGTTCATTTCGTCGACGGGGACCGTGGGTACGACGGGTTCGTCGAAGTCGCTCGCCGGCGGTACGAGGACTCTCCTGGTCGGTATTACTGGCCGAACCAGTACCAAAACCCCGCGAATCCGGCGGTCCACGCCGCGATGACGGGGCCGGAACTGTACCGCGGTACCGACGGCGAGGTAGACCATTTCGTTGCGGGCGCCGGTACCGGCGGAACTATCACGGGCGTTGCACACGCGCTGGCCGACCGCGGCGTTTCGGTCCACGGCTTCGAACCGGCCAGCACTGACCACGACATCGCCGGTCTCAAGCGGATGAGTTCACCCGAAACGTTCGTCCCCGACACAGTCGAGTTCGAGGCCCTCGATTCGCGACACGCCGTCGAAACCGATGCGGCCCACGGGTACGCTCGGAGACTTCGGGAACGGCACGAAGCGACGGAGATACCGATTCGCGACACCGGGCAGTGGTCGGTCGAGGCCGTTCGAGAGTACCTCCGCGTCGACGGCGAGTTCCTCGTCGGTCCCTCCAGCGGTGGGGCTGCCGCGTTGGTCGAGCGGTTGACGCGGCGGGGAGTAATCGGCACAGACGAGACCGTCGTGATTCCGCTCGCCGACCGTGGAGACCGCTACCCCGACCGGGAGCTGTGGTCGGCGTACCTCTGA
- a CDS encoding FAD-dependent oxidoreductase, which produces MTETDVVVIGGGATGVGIARDLAMRGVDVVLCERGGLGAGTTGRSHGLLHSGARYATADPEGAAECIRESRVLRDIAGKAVERTDGLFVQLPDDDPAAFDARIEACHDVGIPTETLSTDAVRDIEPELTSDVTRAFRVPDGVIYPSRLLAATAESARQHGAEIRPNAPVTDIVVADGTVTAIETDDERIAADHVVNAGGAWAGRIAELAGVEVPMAPTTGVMVAVDVEGVDSVINRCRPPGDGDIVVPHEDRVVLGTTSTPVEDPDDFPTDEDAVVAMLMEGTAMVPSVAAADVVDVYWGVRPLYGGDDGGRGRDASRGFQVHDHDVAGLTTVTGGKLTTYRLMAEAVSDAVCERLSVSEPCRTADAELPAEDAEELDALVETFDAVGPADTDIVG; this is translated from the coding sequence ATGACCGAGACGGATGTCGTCGTCATCGGCGGTGGTGCGACAGGAGTCGGCATCGCCCGCGACCTCGCGATGCGCGGCGTCGATGTGGTGCTGTGTGAGCGCGGCGGCCTCGGGGCTGGAACGACTGGTCGGTCCCACGGGCTGTTGCACAGCGGCGCCCGGTACGCGACGGCCGACCCTGAGGGCGCTGCCGAGTGTATCCGTGAGAGTCGCGTGCTTCGAGATATCGCCGGGAAAGCGGTCGAACGAACCGACGGACTGTTCGTCCAACTGCCGGACGACGACCCCGCCGCGTTCGACGCTCGCATCGAGGCCTGCCACGACGTTGGAATACCGACGGAAACGCTATCTACCGACGCCGTCCGCGACATTGAGCCGGAACTCACTTCGGACGTGACGCGCGCCTTCCGCGTTCCCGACGGCGTCATCTACCCCTCCCGACTCCTCGCGGCGACTGCCGAAAGCGCCCGACAGCACGGCGCCGAAATACGGCCGAACGCCCCGGTGACCGACATCGTCGTCGCTGACGGAACTGTCACGGCCATCGAAACCGACGACGAACGAATCGCGGCCGACCACGTCGTCAACGCCGGGGGGGCGTGGGCTGGCCGCATCGCCGAACTCGCCGGCGTCGAAGTTCCGATGGCACCGACGACGGGCGTCATGGTCGCCGTCGACGTTGAGGGCGTCGACTCGGTTATCAACCGCTGTCGGCCGCCGGGCGACGGGGACATCGTCGTCCCACACGAGGACCGCGTCGTCCTCGGGACGACCAGCACGCCGGTCGAAGACCCCGACGACTTCCCGACCGACGAGGACGCCGTCGTGGCGATGCTGATGGAGGGTACCGCGATGGTTCCTTCCGTCGCCGCCGCCGACGTGGTCGACGTGTACTGGGGCGTCCGCCCACTGTATGGGGGCGACGACGGCGGACGCGGCCGGGACGCCTCTCGGGGGTTTCAGGTACACGACCACGACGTAGCGGGGCTGACGACGGTTACTGGCGGAAAACTGACGACGTATCGGCTGATGGCCGAAGCAGTCTCCGACGCCGTCTGTGAGCGATTGAGCGTCTCCGAACCGTGTCGGACCGCTGATGCGGAACTACCGGCCGAAGACGCCGAGGAACTCGATGCGCTCGTCGAGACGTTCGATGCTGTCGGGCCGGCAGATACCGACATCGTCGGCTGA
- a CDS encoding rhomboid family intramembrane serine protease yields the protein MADRPTLTTLSLFGVVFVTQTVAGAVGVGSWAFTLALPLERHPWTLVVSVYAHGDLMHLAVNAVALAVVGPLVARVTTPPRFHAFFLTAGALAGVTHVVVTAAFAPTAVLGASGAIFALFGYLLVGNRASERVLSWVPLGRRGRLVVFLLLAVGVTLATAAPGVAVVAHFVGFLLGSLCGRLRVLHVGHSRLEIG from the coding sequence ATGGCCGACCGTCCGACGCTGACGACGCTATCTCTGTTCGGGGTCGTCTTCGTTACCCAAACTGTCGCCGGTGCGGTCGGCGTCGGGTCGTGGGCGTTCACCCTCGCGTTGCCGCTCGAACGTCATCCGTGGACGCTCGTCGTGAGCGTGTACGCCCACGGTGACCTCATGCATCTCGCCGTGAACGCTGTCGCACTCGCAGTCGTGGGGCCGCTCGTCGCACGTGTGACGACACCGCCACGCTTTCACGCGTTCTTTCTCACTGCAGGGGCGTTAGCGGGCGTCACCCATGTCGTCGTCACTGCAGCGTTCGCTCCAACGGCAGTACTCGGCGCCAGCGGTGCGATTTTTGCGCTGTTCGGCTACCTCCTCGTCGGCAACCGGGCTTCGGAGCGAGTGTTGTCGTGGGTGCCTCTCGGTCGCCGTGGCCGTCTCGTGGTGTTTCTGCTCTTGGCGGTCGGCGTCACGCTGGCGACGGCTGCTCCCGGCGTTGCCGTGGTCGCACACTTTGTCGGCTTCCTTCTCGGGTCCCTCTGTGGTCGACTCCGAGTGCTCCACGTGGGCCACAGTCGGCTCGAAATTGGGTAA
- a CDS encoding DUF368 domain-containing protein: protein MSDSAGFRGWLAVYLKGACMGAADTVPGVSGGTIAVIVGIYERLITALTSFDPSSLRLLARIHTAEGRSAVAEELVRMDVPFLLVLGAGLLSAAATIATAMNAALQLYRAPTYAFFFGLIAASAVVLYRYVDVGTPRRIVVAAIGIVLAFLVTDPSLSGSTPSTLPVLFVAGAIAISAMVLPGVSGAFLLLVLGQYEFVSGIPRAILSGILEAIRGNTAPLLDALAPFAAFMAGAIVGVFSVAYAVRAALRRYREATLTFLISLMVGALRLPATEVLVNVGEITALSVLSVVVPAAVGIVAVLFLDRHTDDLEY from the coding sequence ATGTCGGACTCCGCCGGCTTCCGTGGATGGCTGGCGGTGTACCTCAAGGGCGCCTGTATGGGTGCCGCAGACACTGTCCCCGGCGTCTCCGGGGGAACCATCGCCGTCATCGTCGGTATCTACGAACGGCTCATCACGGCGCTGACCTCCTTCGACCCGTCGTCGCTTCGGCTTCTTGCCCGCATCCACACGGCGGAGGGACGGTCCGCGGTCGCGGAGGAACTCGTCCGGATGGACGTTCCCTTTTTGCTCGTCCTCGGGGCGGGCCTGCTTTCGGCGGCGGCGACCATTGCGACGGCGATGAACGCCGCGCTTCAACTGTACCGCGCGCCAACCTACGCCTTCTTTTTCGGCCTCATCGCTGCGTCGGCGGTCGTTCTCTACCGGTACGTCGACGTGGGGACACCACGCCGCATCGTGGTCGCCGCAATCGGCATCGTCCTCGCGTTTCTCGTCACCGACCCCTCGCTGAGCGGGTCGACGCCGTCGACGCTGCCCGTGCTGTTCGTCGCCGGTGCCATCGCCATCTCCGCGATGGTGTTGCCGGGCGTCTCCGGGGCGTTCCTGCTGTTGGTGCTCGGCCAATACGAGTTCGTCAGCGGCATCCCGCGGGCGATTCTCTCGGGTATCCTAGAGGCCATCAGGGGCAACACCGCGCCGCTTCTCGACGCGCTCGCACCGTTTGCGGCGTTCATGGCCGGTGCTATCGTCGGCGTGTTCTCGGTCGCTTACGCCGTGCGAGCGGCACTCCGACGGTATCGCGAGGCGACGCTGACGTTCCTCATCAGTCTCATGGTCGGTGCCCTCCGACTGCCGGCGACGGAGGTTCTCGTGAACGTCGGCGAGATTACGGCACTCTCGGTACTCTCGGTGGTCGTGCCGGCGGCCGTCGGCATCGTCGCGGTGCTCTTCCTCGACCGCCACACCGACGACCTCGAATACTGA
- a CDS encoding oligosaccharyl transferase, archaeosortase A system-associated, which yields MSQRFDQLEERLDEYESQLDIIYRLYHIPVIVALMAFMLWVRVRNWERFLTDDGALFAGNDAWYHYRSTNYVLENYPFTMPYDVWTGFDTGTAAGQFGTLYDQLIATAILVVGLGDPSQGTIDTVFILAPAVFGVLCAIPLYFLGKRFGGRFGGIVAVALLALTPGAFLSRSTAGFTDHHVAETLFISISLLAIIGMLTAAQRDQPIYEFIPAREFEELKRPLGWAIVAGLAMTAYILVWSPGIFLVGILGFVFLVHLTLEYLKGHSPDHVAIPAAVSMVVVAVLMLLFIQTTSLSATDYSPVQPLIALTVGVGVLFMAGLARQWDRRDLSARLYPVTIVGIGVVGLGIIAVVLPDVFDFLVTQLTRVAGLTTSDTAATVGEAQAVTNPGQFFYSSYGFAIFTALFGFGLLAYRLAFSERPKGEDSLILVFTVFMLLATLTQRRFDYYFVISVAVLNAYVVHWVFGFVDLKAVRKDVTNIQPYQVLVVVALLAIVAGPLLVIQAPVAATENVGPGGVQNWEGSLDWLSEETPQMGSYSTGDEPRLEPYGTYDRTDDFEYQSGEYGVLAWWDYGHWITVAGDRAPVANPFQQHATESADFLLADNETESLNILEEDSGEAEGVRYVMVDYQLGYAGTTKYNAPTAFESRHDVSSSDVGVTVINQNRQPIYGVHTQRAYESMRVRLYQHHGSAIEPARFVTRFGQYDPENGVATPPEEGSLIRSYNSSEEAREAAQQNPNAIHGGVMGQPSERVEALEHFRLVHGSQAAARSPFERATGQQTQPDSWVKTFERVDGATIEGTGPANSEVEASVEMVVPSTGETFFYNQFAQTDENGNFEMTVPYSTTGYDEYGTEAGYTNVSVRANSSYQFIGFGEDDLVGWTGTADVTEGQVLGEDETAVQVELEQAQQPEGAQQDGTSDGSTNETTNQQTAYAPPA from the coding sequence ATGAGTCAGCGGTTCGACCAACTAGAGGAGCGACTCGACGAGTACGAGTCGCAACTCGACATCATCTACCGGCTGTACCACATCCCCGTCATCGTGGCCCTCATGGCGTTCATGTTGTGGGTCCGGGTGCGCAACTGGGAGCGCTTCCTCACCGACGACGGCGCGCTGTTCGCCGGCAACGACGCGTGGTACCACTACCGGTCGACGAACTACGTCCTCGAAAACTACCCGTTCACCATGCCCTACGACGTGTGGACGGGGTTCGACACCGGTACCGCAGCCGGACAGTTCGGGACCCTCTACGACCAACTCATCGCCACGGCCATCCTCGTCGTCGGCCTGGGTGACCCCTCACAGGGAACCATCGATACCGTGTTCATCCTCGCGCCGGCCGTCTTTGGCGTCCTGTGTGCGATTCCGCTGTATTTCCTCGGAAAGCGCTTCGGCGGTCGCTTCGGCGGTATCGTCGCCGTCGCCCTCCTTGCACTGACGCCGGGAGCCTTCCTCTCACGGAGTACCGCCGGCTTCACCGACCACCACGTCGCCGAAACCCTGTTCATCTCCATCTCGCTGTTGGCGATTATCGGGATGCTCACGGCGGCTCAGCGTGACCAGCCCATCTACGAGTTCATTCCCGCCCGCGAGTTCGAGGAACTCAAACGACCGCTCGGATGGGCCATCGTCGCCGGCCTCGCGATGACCGCCTACATCTTGGTTTGGTCGCCCGGCATCTTCCTCGTTGGTATCCTCGGGTTCGTCTTCCTCGTTCATCTCACGCTGGAGTACCTGAAGGGCCACAGCCCCGACCACGTCGCCATTCCGGCGGCCGTCTCGATGGTTGTCGTCGCGGTGCTTATGCTGCTGTTCATCCAGACGACATCGCTCTCGGCGACGGACTACTCGCCTGTCCAACCGCTCATTGCACTCACCGTCGGTGTCGGCGTCCTGTTCATGGCTGGTCTCGCCCGGCAGTGGGACCGACGTGACCTTTCGGCGCGGCTGTACCCGGTTACCATCGTCGGCATCGGCGTCGTCGGACTCGGCATCATCGCTGTGGTACTTCCGGATGTCTTCGATTTCCTGGTCACGCAACTCACCCGTGTCGCCGGGCTCACGACTTCCGACACGGCCGCGACGGTTGGCGAGGCACAGGCCGTAACCAACCCCGGACAGTTCTTCTACAGTTCCTACGGCTTCGCCATCTTCACTGCGCTGTTCGGGTTTGGACTCCTCGCGTACCGGCTTGCGTTCTCCGAGCGACCGAAGGGTGAGGACTCCCTCATCCTAGTGTTTACCGTGTTCATGTTGCTGGCGACGCTGACCCAGCGACGATTCGACTACTACTTCGTCATCTCGGTGGCCGTTCTCAACGCCTACGTCGTCCACTGGGTGTTCGGCTTCGTCGACCTCAAAGCGGTTCGAAAGGACGTCACCAACATCCAGCCGTACCAAGTGCTCGTCGTGGTTGCACTGCTCGCCATCGTCGCCGGGCCGCTCCTCGTGATACAGGCCCCGGTCGCCGCAACTGAGAACGTCGGCCCCGGTGGGGTACAGAACTGGGAGGGGAGCCTCGATTGGCTCTCCGAGGAGACGCCCCAGATGGGGTCGTACTCGACGGGCGATGAGCCCCGACTGGAACCGTACGGTACCTACGACAGAACGGACGACTTCGAGTACCAGAGCGGAGAGTACGGCGTGTTGGCGTGGTGGGACTACGGCCACTGGATTACCGTCGCTGGCGACCGTGCGCCGGTGGCGAACCCCTTCCAGCAGCACGCCACCGAGTCCGCCGACTTCCTACTGGCGGACAACGAGACCGAGTCGCTGAACATCCTCGAAGAAGACAGCGGTGAGGCCGAGGGCGTCCGCTACGTTATGGTCGACTACCAACTCGGCTACGCGGGCACGACGAAGTACAACGCCCCCACGGCTTTCGAGTCGCGTCACGACGTTTCATCGAGTGACGTTGGCGTGACAGTCATCAACCAGAACAGACAGCCAATCTATGGCGTCCACACTCAACGCGCCTACGAGAGCATGCGCGTTCGGCTGTACCAACACCACGGGTCGGCCATCGAACCGGCGCGGTTCGTCACCCGGTTCGGACAGTACGACCCCGAAAACGGCGTCGCGACCCCGCCCGAAGAAGGGTCACTCATTCGCTCGTACAACAGCAGCGAGGAGGCCCGTGAGGCGGCCCAGCAGAACCCCAACGCGATTCACGGCGGCGTGATGGGCCAACCGAGTGAACGCGTCGAGGCGCTGGAACACTTCCGACTGGTCCACGGCAGTCAGGCCGCCGCGCGCTCGCCGTTCGAGCGCGCGACCGGCCAACAGACCCAGCCCGATTCGTGGGTCAAGACCTTCGAGCGCGTCGACGGCGCCACCATTGAGGGTACCGGCCCGGCGAACAGCGAGGTGGAAGCCAGCGTCGAGATGGTGGTTCCGAGCACCGGCGAGACGTTCTTCTACAACCAGTTCGCCCAGACCGACGAGAACGGAAACTTCGAGATGACGGTTCCCTACTCGACGACCGGATACGACGAATACGGGACCGAGGCCGGATATACGAACGTCTCCGTGCGTGCGAACAGTTCGTATCAGTTCATCGGCTTCGGCGAGGATGACCTCGTCGGCTGGACCGGTACGGCGGACGTGACCGAAGGGCAGGTACTTGGCGAGGACGAGACGGCTGTGCAGGTCGAACTCGAACAGGCCCAACAGCCCGAAGGTGCCCAACAGGACGGTACCAGTGACGGGAGTACTAACGAAACGACTAACCAACAGACGGCGTACGCCCCGCCAGCATAG
- the aglJ gene encoding S-layer glycoprotein N-glycosyltransferase AglJ codes for MPDLADVCVLLPTLNEAETIGDVIDGFRAEGFEHVLVVDGDSTDGTRDIAREHGARVLTQSGSGKGQAVREGVEHVEEPYVLMADGDGTYRPEDAEAMLEPLFDGRTEHVIGNRFADMEDGAMSRLNTVGNRLINRLFAAVHGRNLRDILSGYRAFTRSSFERFQLDADGFGIETELAVECIRQGVSTEVVPIRYEARPGGSETNLHPLKDGGRIVLTLYTLTKTNNPIFYFGSVAVAGTALGTVLAAYVGYDYFVRGISHEVIALLSVFFILLSMQLLMFGVLSDIIVSVNREQTRRLEEISDRLRELED; via the coding sequence ATGCCCGACCTCGCGGACGTGTGTGTCCTCCTGCCGACGCTGAACGAGGCTGAGACCATCGGCGACGTCATCGATGGGTTCCGTGCCGAGGGGTTCGAACACGTTCTCGTCGTCGACGGCGACTCCACGGACGGAACGCGCGACATCGCTCGCGAGCACGGAGCGCGTGTCCTCACCCAGTCGGGGTCGGGGAAGGGACAGGCCGTCCGAGAGGGCGTCGAGCACGTCGAGGAACCGTACGTGTTGATGGCCGACGGCGACGGGACGTATCGGCCAGAAGACGCGGAAGCGATGCTCGAACCGCTGTTCGATGGACGGACCGAACACGTCATCGGGAATCGATTCGCCGACATGGAAGACGGCGCGATGAGTCGCCTGAACACCGTCGGCAACCGACTCATCAATCGGCTGTTCGCCGCCGTCCACGGCCGGAACCTCCGTGACATCCTCTCGGGGTATCGGGCCTTTACGCGGTCGTCGTTCGAGCGGTTCCAACTCGACGCCGACGGGTTCGGCATCGAGACGGAACTCGCCGTCGAATGCATCAGACAGGGCGTCTCGACGGAAGTCGTACCGATTCGCTACGAGGCCCGTCCCGGCGGTTCCGAGACGAACCTCCACCCGCTGAAGGACGGCGGCCGAATCGTCCTCACGCTGTACACGCTGACGAAGACGAACAATCCCATCTTCTATTTCGGGAGCGTCGCCGTCGCCGGAACCGCACTCGGGACTGTTCTGGCCGCCTACGTCGGCTACGACTACTTCGTCCGCGGCATTTCACACGAAGTTATCGCCCTGTTGTCGGTGTTCTTCATTCTCCTGTCGATGCAGTTGCTGATGTTCGGCGTACTATCGGACATCATCGTCTCGGTGAACCGAGAGCAGACGCGGCGGCTCGAAGAGATATCAGACCGGCTGCGGGAACTGGAAGATTAA